In Anaerobacillus isosaccharinicus, one genomic interval encodes:
- a CDS encoding SIMPL domain-containing protein: MQFPQMKRLKVSGEGKISVAPDQVNITIGAITEKKSLQEAQEENARIIANVITAMVELGIPSEYIQTVIYRIDTLYDYTDGRQIFRGYQVNHQLQVKINQIDLTGQVVDLAVSQGANSVSNIEFTIANPQVYYNEALKIALQNAYRKALALTSQLSVNLNPIPYKIDEFQATTSPPVPYATTLMAKAEATPIQPGEITISATIIVQYLYC; encoded by the coding sequence ATGCAATTTCCACAAATGAAACGCTTAAAGGTCTCAGGTGAAGGTAAAATTTCCGTAGCCCCAGATCAAGTTAACATTACGATTGGGGCGATAACGGAAAAAAAGAGCTTGCAGGAAGCACAAGAAGAAAACGCGAGAATTATCGCAAATGTTATTACCGCCATGGTCGAACTAGGGATTCCTAGCGAATATATTCAAACGGTAATTTATCGAATTGACACGTTATATGACTACACAGATGGGCGGCAAATTTTCCGAGGCTACCAGGTTAATCATCAGTTGCAAGTCAAAATTAATCAAATAGATCTAACTGGTCAAGTCGTTGATCTTGCGGTAAGTCAAGGAGCGAACTCTGTTTCAAACATTGAATTTACGATAGCCAATCCGCAGGTCTATTACAATGAAGCCTTGAAAATTGCGCTACAAAACGCCTATCGCAAAGCTTTAGCTTTAACTTCACAATTATCCGTTAATCTAAATCCAATTCCCTACAAAATTGATGAATTCCAAGCAACAACCTCACCGCCAGTTCCGTATGCGACCACTTTGATGGCAAAAGCAGAAGCAACACCAATCCAACCAGGAGAGATCACAATTTCTGCGACCATTATTGTTCAGTACTTATACTGTTAA
- a CDS encoding polymer-forming cytoskeletal protein, giving the protein MEVQKIGDLIISGNGSTAGGTFRNVKLNGNGKIQGDTYCEVLECNGASKIEGNVKANSTVVNGSTKISGNLTSERVSFSGSSKVEGDLTFENLISKGASKVAGGVKGEKLLVEGTIAIGKDCEVEEANFQGGFTIDGLLNADKIFVSLHGKSYAKEIGGETIKVTKSNGTSLGLDKIFKVLSRDLTAEVIEGDIVELEYTKAKVVRGNTIKIGIGCEIELVEYKNELETNKSAKVIESRKID; this is encoded by the coding sequence ATGGAAGTACAAAAGATTGGAGATCTAATTATTTCTGGAAATGGTAGTACAGCAGGTGGTACATTCAGGAACGTAAAATTAAATGGGAATGGAAAAATACAAGGTGATACTTACTGTGAAGTTCTCGAATGTAATGGAGCAAGTAAAATTGAGGGAAATGTTAAAGCTAATTCAACCGTTGTAAATGGTAGTACAAAAATTAGTGGGAACTTAACCTCTGAACGAGTTAGCTTTTCTGGAAGTTCAAAGGTTGAAGGTGATTTAACATTTGAAAATCTTATCTCAAAAGGTGCTAGCAAAGTTGCAGGAGGGGTAAAAGGAGAGAAGCTGTTAGTCGAAGGCACAATCGCTATCGGAAAAGATTGCGAAGTAGAAGAAGCAAATTTTCAAGGAGGATTTACCATTGATGGACTTCTTAACGCGGATAAGATTTTTGTTAGCTTACATGGTAAGTCTTATGCGAAAGAAATTGGTGGTGAAACAATTAAAGTGACAAAATCGAATGGAACCTCACTTGGGTTAGATAAAATTTTTAAAGTTCTATCACGAGATTTGACTGCGGAGGTTATAGAAGGAGACATCGTCGAATTAGAGTATACGAAAGCAAAAGTTGTTCGTGGGAACACAATTAAAATTGGTATTGGCTGTGAAATTGAACTTGTAGAATACAAAAATGAGCTAGAAACTAATAAAAGCGCAAAAGTTATTGAAAGTAGAAAAATAGATTAG
- a CDS encoding YhbD family protein — protein sequence MDDHLISKKDLLNETGISYGQLYRWKRKNLVPEEWFVRKSTFTGQETFFPREKILERIDKIINLKDGLSLDELADMFSDSPTDLTLSKEELIKRNIVSKTSLDVFVETVGDRSEYSFDLILYVYVLDDLLQSGEIGFEEGKQILQSLIDHYPKFQQKGCVLLVIRKMGTAVVLLVSSGEEIYLEKTAKIAVKYSISTAIERLKKIVHV from the coding sequence ATGGATGATCACTTAATTTCTAAAAAAGACTTGCTAAATGAAACGGGGATCTCATATGGTCAGTTATACCGTTGGAAGAGAAAAAATCTAGTTCCTGAAGAGTGGTTTGTTCGTAAATCAACGTTCACAGGTCAGGAAACGTTTTTCCCGAGGGAGAAAATCCTAGAAAGAATTGATAAAATTATTAATTTGAAGGATGGACTGTCATTAGATGAGCTAGCCGATATGTTTTCTGACAGCCCAACAGATCTTACTTTATCGAAAGAGGAGTTAATAAAACGTAACATTGTTTCTAAGACTTCCTTAGATGTGTTCGTAGAAACTGTAGGGGACAGAAGTGAATACTCTTTTGACTTAATTCTTTATGTATATGTTCTTGATGACCTGCTACAAAGTGGTGAAATCGGCTTTGAGGAAGGGAAACAAATTTTACAATCATTAATAGATCATTATCCGAAATTTCAACAAAAGGGCTGCGTGCTCCTTGTAATAAGGAAAATGGGAACCGCTGTCGTTCTTTTAGTATCAAGTGGTGAAGAAATATATTTAGAGAAGACAGCAAAGATCGCCGTCAAGTACTCGATTAGCACGGCAATTGAACGTTTAAAAAAGATCGTTCATGTATGA
- a CDS encoding LysE family transporter, whose amino-acid sequence MSVIFGYIFLGLSLAAPIGPVNAAQLDRGIKNGFFHSWLVGLGATVADGIYMLLVFLGVVHFLEIPFMQTFLWLFGFFVLVYTGFESILGAKEAAMLTPSDRTSESYSKSFFSGFFISLFNPLTILFWLGIFGSILAKTVTTNELSTVLLYTGAIFLGITVWDITMALLSSNLRKFLTSRFLVAISVFSGLSLIGFGVYFGIQAATVLFS is encoded by the coding sequence ATGAGTGTTATTTTTGGTTATATATTTTTAGGCTTGTCACTAGCTGCGCCGATTGGTCCAGTAAATGCAGCACAACTTGACCGTGGCATTAAAAATGGTTTTTTTCATTCATGGCTAGTAGGATTAGGTGCTACAGTTGCCGATGGAATTTATATGCTCCTCGTATTTTTAGGAGTTGTACATTTCCTTGAAATTCCGTTTATGCAAACATTCCTTTGGTTATTCGGATTTTTCGTGTTAGTCTATACAGGTTTTGAGAGTATCCTTGGTGCTAAGGAAGCAGCGATGTTAACACCTTCTGACCGTACTAGTGAATCTTATTCTAAATCGTTCTTCTCGGGATTCTTTATATCCTTATTTAATCCGTTAACGATCCTTTTTTGGTTAGGAATTTTTGGATCTATTTTAGCCAAAACTGTCACGACGAATGAACTAAGTACCGTCTTGCTATACACTGGTGCGATCTTTTTAGGTATTACCGTTTGGGATATTACAATGGCTCTACTTTCAAGTAATTTACGTAAATTTTTAACGAGTCGGTTCCTCGTCGCTATTTCTGTTTTTTCAGGGTTGTCACTAATTGGTTTTGGCGTTTATTTTGGAATTCAAGCAGCTACTGTTTTATTTTCGTAA
- a CDS encoding GNAT family N-acetyltransferase: protein MKIRKLHLSEEPPMELLLLADPSLVIVEEYLNRGECFVAETNEEIVGVYVLLPTRSKTVELVNVAVVEEQHGKGIGKQLVMDAIKVAKTNGYITIEIGTGNSSIGQLALYQKCGFRITGVDVDFFIRHYSEAIFENGIQCRDMIRLSQDL, encoded by the coding sequence ATGAAGATTAGAAAACTACATTTGAGTGAGGAGCCACCAATGGAGTTGCTTTTACTAGCTGACCCTTCTTTGGTGATTGTGGAGGAATACTTAAACCGTGGAGAATGCTTTGTTGCAGAAACTAATGAAGAAATAGTTGGTGTTTATGTTTTACTTCCCACTAGGTCAAAGACTGTGGAATTGGTCAATGTTGCAGTTGTAGAAGAGCAACATGGAAAAGGAATCGGGAAGCAGCTAGTCATGGATGCGATCAAAGTTGCCAAAACAAATGGGTATATAACAATCGAAATAGGTACTGGGAATTCAAGTATCGGCCAATTAGCTCTTTATCAAAAATGTGGCTTTAGAATTACAGGTGTCGATGTGGACTTTTTTATTCGGCATTATTCAGAAGCCATTTTTGAGAATGGGATACAATGCAGGGATATGATCCGTTTGTCACAAGACCTTTAG
- a CDS encoding DUF1801 domain-containing protein: protein MYELKTKENDNDVIEFIEKVENLKKREDAYKLLDIFTETTGFQAKMWGTSIIGFGSYHYKYASGHEGEAPLVGFSPRKAKTSLYFATGDTTRVNLLKEFGKHTTGKACVYINKVADIDIEVLKKLIKQSILFLEKTYPDSK, encoded by the coding sequence ATGTACGAACTAAAAACAAAAGAAAACGACAATGATGTCATTGAGTTTATCGAAAAAGTAGAAAACCTAAAAAAACGGGAAGATGCATATAAATTACTAGATATTTTTACGGAAACAACGGGGTTTCAAGCGAAGATGTGGGGAACAAGTATTATTGGATTTGGATCCTATCATTATAAATATGCCTCTGGTCACGAAGGAGAAGCGCCGCTTGTTGGCTTCTCACCCAGAAAAGCTAAAACTAGCTTATATTTTGCAACAGGTGACACAACTAGAGTCAATTTATTAAAGGAGTTTGGAAAGCACACAACAGGAAAAGCATGTGTTTACATCAACAAAGTTGCAGATATCGATATTGAAGTATTAAAAAAATTAATAAAGCAATCGATCTTGTTTTTAGAAAAGACATACCCAGATTCTAAATAA
- a CDS encoding DUF3892 domain-containing protein, whose translation MDMSQEDEKEHIVAVRKNDEGDLIAFQTSSGRQLDYLEALNDAKAGKLAHVDVFQKYGRDILRSEPDGIKENNLDNLPEF comes from the coding sequence ATGGACATGAGCCAAGAAGATGAAAAAGAGCATATTGTGGCGGTACGCAAAAATGATGAAGGTGATTTAATTGCCTTTCAAACTAGCTCAGGCAGGCAATTAGATTATCTAGAGGCACTAAATGACGCCAAGGCTGGCAAGTTAGCCCATGTAGACGTATTTCAAAAATACGGTCGCGACATTTTACGGAGTGAACCTGACGGAATTAAAGAAAATAATTTAGACAATTTACCAGAATTTTAA
- a CDS encoding amino acid permease — MKTNSGEQQEKPLQWWQLSLLGVACTIGTGFFLGSSIAINMAGFSVLLAYALAGLGTYFVYEALAKMMIADPQKGSFRTYAKKAYGRWAGFSSGWVYFLSEMLIMGSQMTALSIFTKFWFPNIPLWVFASGYAVLGLLVILAGPSGFDRVENLLAVLKLAAIVMFIILAVVALFGVFGGADAEVTVPRTYDGIFPNGIRGFLPSLIFGFYGFGGIEIVGLLAIRLTNMNDATKAGKVMLFTLTGLYIASIGLALIMVSVNKITTDTSPFVTSLANYNVPYVTDIFNGVFIIAGFSTMVASLFAVIRILVTLAEDEDAPAGLAKRVKNNKIAINAILLTTAGIIVSIILAIIMPGRIYEYITTAAGLMLLYNWLFIIGSYGKIHELTTFDNIKRFLGFALVMFAVFGTLFHSISRPGFFVSIAFVAIILIVTLFMKQHWKKPKKPKLPSVFTKIKQ; from the coding sequence TTGAAAACAAATTCTGGTGAGCAACAAGAAAAACCGTTACAGTGGTGGCAGCTGTCTTTGTTGGGAGTTGCTTGCACAATTGGGACAGGCTTCTTTTTAGGCTCTAGTATTGCCATCAATATGGCGGGTTTTTCAGTCTTATTAGCCTACGCACTTGCTGGCTTAGGAACTTATTTTGTTTATGAAGCATTAGCTAAAATGATGATTGCTGATCCACAAAAAGGTTCGTTTCGTACATATGCTAAAAAGGCTTACGGTCGTTGGGCCGGCTTTAGTAGCGGTTGGGTTTACTTTCTTTCAGAGATGTTAATTATGGGTAGCCAAATGACTGCCTTATCAATTTTTACGAAGTTTTGGTTTCCTAACATCCCCTTATGGGTTTTTGCAAGTGGATATGCTGTTTTAGGATTACTCGTTATTTTGGCTGGACCAAGTGGGTTTGACAGAGTAGAAAATTTATTAGCCGTCCTAAAGCTTGCTGCCATCGTAATGTTTATCATACTAGCGGTAGTTGCTCTATTTGGAGTATTTGGTGGTGCCGATGCCGAAGTCACAGTCCCAAGAACATATGATGGAATTTTCCCAAACGGGATTAGAGGATTTTTACCTTCATTAATATTTGGTTTTTATGGATTTGGGGGAATTGAAATTGTAGGGCTATTAGCGATTCGCTTAACCAATATGAACGATGCCACAAAAGCTGGTAAGGTCATGCTATTTACTCTTACAGGACTTTATATCGCATCAATTGGTTTAGCTTTAATTATGGTTTCAGTTAATAAGATTACGACAGACACGAGTCCCTTTGTAACTTCATTAGCGAATTATAACGTTCCTTATGTGACAGATATTTTTAACGGCGTTTTTATCATAGCTGGTTTTTCAACGATGGTTGCTTCCCTATTCGCCGTGATTCGAATTTTAGTGACTTTAGCGGAAGATGAAGATGCACCGGCAGGATTAGCAAAAAGAGTAAAAAACAATAAAATCGCTATCAATGCGATTTTATTAACAACTGCCGGAATTATCGTCTCCATCATCTTAGCGATCATTATGCCTGGACGTATTTATGAATACATCACAACCGCCGCAGGCTTAATGCTGTTATACAATTGGTTATTTATAATTGGATCTTATGGGAAAATTCACGAACTTACAACATTTGATAATATAAAGCGATTTTTAGGCTTTGCCCTTGTCATGTTTGCCGTGTTTGGAACACTGTTTCACAGTATCAGTCGCCCTGGTTTTTTCGTCAGCATTGCCTTTGTTGCAATTATCTTAATTGTGACCTTATTTATGAAACAACATTGGAAGAAGCCAAAGAAACCGAAGCTGCCTTCTGTTTTTACGAAAATAAAACAGTAG